One stretch of Vitis riparia cultivar Riparia Gloire de Montpellier isolate 1030 unplaced genomic scaffold, EGFV_Vit.rip_1.0 scaffold770_pilon_pilon, whole genome shotgun sequence DNA includes these proteins:
- the LOC117910521 gene encoding putative disease resistance RPP13-like protein 1: protein MVVVEAFLSSLFEVVLDKLVATPLLDYARRIKVDTAVLQGWRNTLSHLQAVLHDAEQRQIRDEAVKMWVDDLKALAYDIEDVLDEFDMEAKRCSWVQGPQTSTSKVRKLIPSFHPSGVIFNNKKIGQKIKIITQELDAIVKRKSDLHLTQSVGGVSSVTQQRLTTSLIDKAEFYGRDGDKEKIMELLLSDEIASADKVQVIPIVGMGGVGKTTLAQMIYNDKRVGDNFDIRGWGCVSDQFDLVVITKSILESVSKHSSDTSNTLQSLQDSLQKKLNGKRFFLVLDDIWNEDPNSWSTLQAPFRNGAQGSVVMVTTRLEDVASIMRTTSSHHLSKLSDEDCWSLFAGIAFENVTPDARQNLEPIGRKIIKKCDGLPLAANTLAGLLRCKQDEKTWKDMLNSEIWDLRTEQSRILPALHLSYHYLPTKVKQCFAYCSIFPKDYDFQKEELILLWMAQGLVGSLKGGETMEDVGEICFQNLLSRSFFQQSAHNKSMFVMHDLIHDLAQFVSGEFCFRLEMGQQKNVSKNARHLSYDRKEFDISKKFDCLYEIDKLRTFLPLSKSGYELHWYFGGKGRCYLGDKVLHDVLPKFRCMRVLSLSYYNITYLPDSFGNLKHLRYLNLSNTKIRKLPISIGMLLNLQSLILSECCWLTELPAEIGKLINLRHLDISKTKIEGMPMGINGLKDLRMLTTFVVGKHGGARLGELRDLAHLQGALSILKLQNVENATEVNLMKKEDLDDLVFAWDPNAIVGDLEIQTKVLEKLQPHNKVKRLSIECFYGIKFPKWLEDPSFMNLVFLQLRDCKNCLSLPPLGHLQSLKDLCIVKMADVRKVGVELYGNSYCSSTSIKPFGSLEILRFEEMLEWEEWVCREIEFPCLKELYIKKCPKLKKDLPEHLPKLTELEISECEQLVCCLPMAPSIRRLELQKCDDVVVRSAGSLTSLASLHIREVCKIPDELGQLHSLVQLSVRWCPELKEIPPILHSLTSLKNLDIQQCESLASFPEMALPPMLERLRINSCPILESLPEGMMQNNTTLQCLELCCCGSLRSLPRDIDSLKTLSIYDCKKVELALLENMTHNHYASLTNFYIWNTGDSFTSFPSASFTKLETLYLWNCTNLESLYIPDGLHHVDLTSLQSLDIWECPNLVSFPRGGLPTPNLRLLRIRNCEKLKSLPQGMHTLLTSLQDLYISNCPEIDSFPEGGLPTNLSELHIRNCSKLVANPMEWGLQTLPFLRTLEIEGYENERFLEERFLPSTLISLQIRGFPNLKSLDNEGLQHLTSLETLKISKCGKLKSFPKQGLPSSLSRLYIEECPLLKKRCQRDKGKEWPNISHIPCIALDRYTENEEVILS from the coding sequence ATGGTTGTGGTGGAGGCGTTTCTGTCTTCCTTGTTTGAGGTGGTGCTGGACAAGCTGGTGGCTACCCCTTTGTTAGATTATGCACGCCGGATCAAAGTAGACACAGCAGTGCTCCAGGGGTGGAGGAACACTTTGTCGCATCTCCAAGCAGTGCTGCATGATGCTGAGCAGAGGCAGATTCGGGACGAAGCGGTGAAGATGTGGGTGGACGATCTCAAAGCTTTAGCTTACGACATTGAAGATGTCCTGGACGAGTTTGACATGGAGGCTAAGCGATGCAGTTGGGTACAAGGGCCACAAACCAGCACCAGCAAGGTACGGAAGCTTATCCCCTCTTTTCATCCTAGCGGTGTGATATTCAATAATAAGAAGATTGGTCAAAAGATCAAGATAATCACCCAGGAATTAGATGCGATAGTAAAAAGAAAGTCTGATCTCCATCTGACACAGAGTGTTGGAGGGGTGTCATCAGTGACTCAACAAAGGTTGACTACTTCTTTGATAGATAAGGCTGAGTTTTATGGTAGGGATGGTGATAAGGAGAAGATCATGGAATTGTTGCTATCTGATGAAATAGCTAGTGCTGATAAGGTTCAGGTGATTCCGATTGTTGGTATGGGTGGGGTTGGAAAAACAACCCTCGCTCAAATGATCTATAACGACAAGAGGGTTGGGGACAATTTCGATATCAGAGGTTGGGGGTGTGTATCTGATCAGTTTGATTTGGTAGTGATAACGAAATCAATTTTAGAGTCGGTCTCTAAGCATTCATCTGATACTTCTAATACACTGCAATCACTACAAGATAGTTTGCAGAAAAAGTTGAATGGAAAAAGGTTTTTCCTTGTTTTGGATGATATATGGAATGAGGACCCCAATAGCTGGAGTACCTTACAAGCTCCTTTTAGAAATGGAGCACAAGGCAGTGTGGTAATGGTAACAACTCGTCTTGAAGATGTTGCATCTATTATGCGCACCACCTCTTCCCATCATCTTAGTAAACTCTCTGATGAAGATTGTTGGTCACTATTTGCAGGCATTGCCTTCGAAAACGTAACTCCAGATGCCCGCCAAAACTTGGAACCTATTGgtaggaaaataataaagaaatgtgACGGTTTGCCTTTGGCTGCAAATACATTGGCAGGTCTGTTGCGCTGTAAACAAGATGAGAAGACTTGGAAGGATATGCTGAACAGCGAAATATGGGATTTACGAACAGAACAAAGTAGAATTCTTCCGGCTCTACACTTGAGTTACCATTACCTCCCTACAAAAGTGAAGCAGTGCTTTGCATATTGTTCCATCTTTCCAAAGGATTATGACTTTCAAAAGGAGGAGTTAATTTTGTTGTGGATGGCGCAAGGTTTAGTGGGTAGCTTGAAAGGAGGGGAGACGATGGAAGATGTTGGTGAAATATGTTTTCAGAACCTATTATCAAGGTCATTCTTTCAACAATCCGCTCATAATAAGTCAATGTTTGTGATGCATGATTTGATTCACGATTTGGCTCAATTTGTATCTGGAGAATTTTGTTTCAGATTGGAAATGGGACAgcaaaaaaatgtttcaaagaatGCTCGACATTTGTCATATGATCGTAAAGAATTTGACATCTCCAAGAAATTTGATTGCCTTTATGAAATTGATAAATTACGGACCTTCCTACCATTAAGTAAGTCTGGTTATGAATTACATTGGTACTTTGGTGGTAAAGGCCGTTGCTACTTAGGTGATAAAGTCCTACACGATGTATTGCCAAAATTCAGATGTATGCGGGTTTTATCCTTATCTTACTATAATATCACTTATTTGCCCGAttcatttggaaatttgaaacaTTTGCGGTATTTGAACCTTTCTAACACTAAAATTCGGAAGTTACCTATATCAATAGGTATGCTTTTGAATTTGCAATCATTGATTTTGTCAGAATGTTGTTGGCTTACTGAGTTACCGGCCGAGATTGGAAAGCTCATCAACTTGCGTCATTTGGatatttctaaaacaaaaatagaaggGATGCCAATGGGAATCAATGGATTAAAAGATCTTCGAATGTTGACTACTTTTGTTGTTGGCAAGCATGGTGGTGCAAGACTCGGGGAGTTACGAGATCTTGCACACCTGCAAGGAGCACTCTCCATTTTAAAGTTGCAGAATGTGGAGAATGCTACAGAAGTTAATCTGATGAAAAAGGAAGACCTTGACGACTTAGTGTTTGCATGGGATCCAAATGCGATTGTTGGTGACTTGGAGattcaaaccaaagttctcgaaAAGCTTCAGCCTCATAACAAGGTGAAAAGGCTCAGCATTGAATGCTTCTATGgcataaaatttccaaaatggtTAGAAGATCCTTCGTTCATGAATTTAGTTTTCTTACAACTTAGAGATTGTAAAAATTGCTTGTCTTTGCCGCCACTTGGGCACTTACAGTCTCTCAAGGATCTCTGTATTGTGAAGATGGCTGATGTGCGAAAGGTAGGTGTAGAGTTGTATGGGAATAGCTATTGTAGTTCAACTTCAATTAAGCCATTTGGATCCCTAGAGATTCTGAGGTTTGAAGAGATGTTAGAGTGGGAGGAATGGGTTTGTCGTGAAATTGAATTCCCTTGTTTGAAGGAGCTTTATATCAAGAAATGTCCAAAGCTGAAAAAGGATTTACCCGAACACCTTCCTAAATTAACAGAACTTGAGATTAGTGAATGCGAGCAGCTGGTGtgttgtcttccaatggctcCCTCCATTCGTCGATTGGAGTTGCAGAAATGTGATGATGTGGTGGTTAGGAGTGCGGGCAGTCTCACCTCATTGGCTTCCTTGCATATAAGGGAAGTTTGTAAAATACCAGATGAATTGGGCCAACTGCATTCTCTTGTACAGTTATCTGTGCGTTGGTGTCCCGAGCTAAAGGAAATTCCACCCATTCTTCACAGCCTTACCTCTCTTAAAAACTTGGACATCCAGCAATGTGAGAGTCTTGCATCTTTTCCGGAGATGGCGCTGCCACCCATGCTTGAAAGGCTTCGAATTAATTCCTGTCCCATTCTGGAGTCCCTACCAGAGGGAATGATGCAAAATAATACGACTCTGCAATGCTTGGAACTTTGTTGTTGTGGTTCTCTGAGGTCCTTGCCCAGGGACATTGATTCATTGAAGACACTTTCAATCTACGATTGTAAGAAAGTGGAGTTAGCACTCCTGGAGAATATGACGCACAACCACTACGCTTCCCTTACCAACTTCTATATATGGAATACTGGTGATTCTTTCACGTCCTTTCCATCAGCCTCCTTCACAAAGCTTGAGACGCTTTACTTATGGAATTGTACAAATCTGGAGTCCCTTTACATTCCAGATGGACTTCACCACGTGGATCTCACATCTCTCCAGTCATTGGATATATGGGAGTGCCCTAATCTGGTATCTTTTCCACGAGGAGGTTTGCCCACTCCCAATTTAAGACTGCTTCGGATACGTAACTGCGAAAAGCTCAAGTCACTGCCCCAAGGGATGCACACCCTCCTTACATCCCTTCAAGATTTGTATATATCTAATTGTccagaaattgattcatttccAGAAGGGGGTTTGCCCACTAATCTATCTGAGCTTCACATCAGGAATTGCAGCAAACTCGTGGCCAATCCGATGGAGTGGGGCTTGCAAACGCTTCCCTTTCTTAGAACGTTGGAGATTGAAGGATATGAGAATGAAAGATTTCTCGAGGAGCGATTTCTGCCCTCCACTCTCATCTCCCTTCAAATTAGGGGTTTTCCAAATCTGAAATCCCTGGACAATGAGGGGCTTCAGCACCTCACCTCTCTTGAAACTCTGAAGATTTCGAAATGTGGAAAGCTCAAGTCCTTCCCAAAACAGGGGCTGCCCTCCTCCCTTTCTCGTCTTTATATTGAAGAGTGTCCTCTGCTGAAGAAACGGTGCCAAAGGGATAAAGGGAAAGAATGGCCCAACATTTCTCACATCCCCTGCATAGCGTTGGATAGATACACGGAAAATGAGGAGGTGATCTTATCATGA